The genomic region AAAAACACGGTCTGTTTTTGGAAGTTTGTTATACAATATCTGTAATTAAGGGAGTTATTATGTTGAAAATCAAATCCATTCTCTTTATCATTTCTTTTTTTATTATTTCTTTTACAGCATTTGCCGGCGAAAGAACTATTCCCGTTGATGTTTTTTTGATGATTGATAAATCACAATCAATGAATGAGCCCGGGAAATTCGACAGTTTGCATAAATGGGTACGCGATACGCTCGTTACCGAAATGTTAATACCTGATGATTGGGTTACTATCTGGGAATTTTATGAAAAACCGTATGAGCTGCAAACATTAGTTATTAAGAATGAAAACGATCGTAATTCATTGATAAAAACAATCGACAATATTACCCCCAACGGTGCGTTTACCGATATCGGGCGTGCTCTTGATGCAATTCAAGATTCTTTGAATAAACGAGGAAAAAATAATCGGTATAAAATTTTATTATTAGTAACGGATCTTGAACAAGATGCTCCGTGGACATCAAAATACCGTGGAAAACAGGAATCGTTTAAAAGTCCGTATCTTGCAGAAGCGCGCATTATCAAACACGATAATTGGTACGAAATAACACTCGATATGGATATTCAGGATAAGGTCGTTAAAACGACAAAAGATCTCTATACAAATATTATTGATAATAGGGGAGTTCCTCGTAGTAACGATGATCAAAATAAAGTGCTTATTACCGAAGAAAAAAAATAAACCGAGGAATTTTAAAGTAAGGCGTTTTAAATATGAAGAAATTGTTTTATATGCTTTGTATTGTGGTGATCATCGTTATTATTGGAATATTGGCTTATCAGCGTATCGTTCACCAACGGACTCAGGTGATACCACAGAATGCTCAAACAATTATTCCTACTGCGCCGCAATTGCAGCAGCAAGAGGTCTCAAGTTCGGAAGTAATACCTGAAAATATACAATCGGGTATTACGCTGCTCAGTGATGAGGTTCTTGTCGAAGATATACAAGCGGATTTGAATGGTGATAATAAGGAAGATAAAATTATTGCAGCCAAAAAATTATCCGATCAATTCATCTATCTTTTCATATTTTTACAGGATAGTGAAGCGCAAACTTTTACAAGAGCCGTAGAAATAAAAACGGAAGCAACACATGCAAAAACGCTCTCTGTTTATACATTAATGGTACAAGAATATACGTATCCCGTTATAGTATATAATGGAATGAATGCCGACAGTATGCAGGTTTTCGGTATGTATAGGTTGGGGATAGATGAGGATAAAATAATCAGTATCTATTCTTTAGCCGACATACAAGCGGACGGTCAAATTATACTGAAAAACGAACAGGATAATTCGATCTCCGATTATACGGTATCTGCATATTATTCCGATAAAGATGCTCCAAATACACTTAACCAAATAGAAAAGCAATATACATGGAATGCAAAAAAAGAATTTTTTGTGCAAACAAAAGAAACAAAAATTCCCGGAAAAAAAATTGAAAGTCAATTTCTTCAAAAATTTCAAACGGGGGATAGTAATTCTTTTCAAGAATTTCTTGACGGATTATGGTATCAACCAAGTGCAAAAAGAGATCAAAACCGGAGTATCTTTTTTAACCGGTCCGAAAACGAAATTATTTTTTCTGTCAATAATATTCAGGAACTCTTTACTATCGATTCTATAACACCGCGCAGATTCGGTATTTATTTTTCTACAAAAAATGCTTCTATTTCGAGTATTCATCGGCGCATCAGTATTGAATTACTTGGAATTGACGAAGTGCATATAAGAGTCATTGATGATATTGCGCGTTTAAAAATCGGTGTAGCATCAAACTGGGACGGATCATACCGAAAAATAAGTAATACTGTTCGCGAAGTACAAAGCAGTATCACGTTTGACAATATAAAAAAAATATTGACTGCAGATGAAAAAATATGGACAAGTGCAGAAGGATATTCTTTATATTTTTCGGATAATTCATATCGGTTCTTGCAAGATACGGCGGAGAATTCGGGATGGTATACGATTTTACAGATAAAAGGCAATACTGTTTTACAGCTTAAAGATACCGAAAATAATGAACGTTTTTTTAATCTTATACTTGATAATGCCGGTAAACGATTAAGCTTAATAGAAGTTTCCGTTA from Treponema vincentii harbors:
- a CDS encoding pallilysin-related adhesin, translated to MKKLFYMLCIVVIIVIIGILAYQRIVHQRTQVIPQNAQTIIPTAPQLQQQEVSSSEVIPENIQSGITLLSDEVLVEDIQADLNGDNKEDKIIAAKKLSDQFIYLFIFLQDSEAQTFTRAVEIKTEATHAKTLSVYTLMVQEYTYPVIVYNGMNADSMQVFGMYRLGIDEDKIISIYSLADIQADGQIILKNEQDNSISDYTVSAYYSDKDAPNTLNQIEKQYTWNAKKEFFVQTKETKIPGKKIESQFLQKFQTGDSNSFQEFLDGLWYQPSAKRDQNRSIFFNRSENEIIFSVNNIQELFTIDSITPRRFGIYFSTKNASISSIHRRISIELLGIDEVHIRVIDDIARLKIGVASNWDGSYRKISNTVREVQSSITFDNIKKILTADEKIWTSAEGYSLYFSDNSYRFLQDTAENSGWYTILQIKGNTVLQLKDTENNERFFNLILDNAGKRLSLIEVSVTLSGIIPIGSSPLIFK
- a CDS encoding vWA domain-containing protein; this translates as MLKIKSILFIISFFIISFTAFAGERTIPVDVFLMIDKSQSMNEPGKFDSLHKWVRDTLVTEMLIPDDWVTIWEFYEKPYELQTLVIKNENDRNSLIKTIDNITPNGAFTDIGRALDAIQDSLNKRGKNNRYKILLLVTDLEQDAPWTSKYRGKQESFKSPYLAEARIIKHDNWYEITLDMDIQDKVVKTTKDLYTNIIDNRGVPRSNDDQNKVLITEEKK